Below is a genomic region from Erigeron canadensis isolate Cc75 chromosome 7, C_canadensis_v1, whole genome shotgun sequence.
GTTTTGAGTTCATATTCCATGATGCGAGAAACTTGTGTGatcttttttagttatttataaagaacatgaaattttcaTGCATCTATCATGACAATTTGAAGTTAACCTACTTGTAGaaactttttgttatttgttatggtaagtctgagttcaatctatgatatagatatattttcgATATATCTAGGGGTTGTTATGGCAAAGAGGCATTTAAATTGGAGGCTTTCAAGAGAAGTCCAAAACATTTGAATAGAGGCTTTGTAGATCATGAGCTCGATCAATGaccaaaacttttaaaattagaCTACTTTTAAAACGAGCGAGAAAAAAAGCCCAACCCAAATACTTGATACCTGTCTATATAATCGTCTACTCGTAACATTTGACTCAATTCGAAAATATGACTTTTTGACTCGTAATTTGGAACGTGTTTCGACTTGTAAGAGTCaggatatttttaaatattacataatataatataattatttatatgcGACGtctttaaaagaatataaattcATTATCATAATAGAGAtatcaaaatattacatattcaaCAGTTTTGAgacataaacttttttttttttaaaacgacatTCTAATCTACATTTATCTACCAAAGGAGTTCTCCCTTTCAAATTCTAGAAAACTCCAAAAACCTACTCCTTACAatttatctccaaattcatATTAAATGATCAAAACTATATAGTTTACACACAAAATAATGTACTCGTAATaaactaaatataatatatgatcaTAGTATCaaattacaataatttttaaGTTTGGAACTCATGACTCGATCCAAGTTCACACAACGATTCGTAATAATCTGGTCAAAAACGAGTTACCTAATGAGTCGATTCGTTTTTGGCTTTTTACAATTTATCATACAAAATTAATATGATACCCGCattcatttttgtttaattttctacaatggtttttccatttttgtGTGTTTCACATAGGATACTAAATGCTAATGCCTTCTATTACTGTTttgttatattttcttttattttttaattagtcTTGTATAGTTGCTACTTgattaacattattttttttattcttttgactATTCATATAATTGATCATATTAATTATTGCTACATCTTAGGTTTGTATACGATAATACATTTTTAGACACACGTTTcaataagaaacaaaaagatATATCCCGAGCTATATAAGTAATCTGAAAGTAACGTTATATTTCACGGGACAACACCTTGTAACACAAAGCTAGAACTTGAGCTTTGACTCATTTTCACACTCCTTGTAACACATAAGTCATATAATAATTTCCTTTATACAAATATGATCAAGTCATTGAAAATTTGAGTAGTCATTGAAAATTCTAGTATTTAAAGTTGTCACTTGAATGCAGTGGCTTGAGACTTTAAGGTTTTGAATTCAAAATTTGGTATGAGCAATATGATTTTCAAATTGGAGATGAGAGTTTTCTCAGTTTCTCAACTTGATATAAGTATATGAAAAGATAATATCACAAAACTCAAATATgctattaataaaataatttcttGTATCTCACACTATTATACATTTTATTCTTGCTTTTTTATCTGTTATATACACCTGCGTctcaaattaaatatatacatttctATTTCGTGTTCTCTTAAAATAAATATCTATTTTTGGTGGTCACCTGTTAGAGGAAATCTTATTTGATTAAAACGGTTTAAAATTTTGATCTTGGATAAAAAAGACTGTTGAATTTAAGGATCATAGTTATAAGaacaaattaaagataaaatgagttCTTGTTGATAATATTGATTCGTAGACAACGAGCGGAAAATAATAAGGGAGAAGTGAATATGgtatatatttaatttgggtgaaaattttgtcatatatatttttttttaatacgtaaaatccataaaaactaaatttttttatataaagtattaaaaaaattaagttattaaaggttttttacccaaatttaaaagtcaaaagTAATAGATCCATCTTTTGCATATGGTAGCAAATTAAGGTTTATTTTTAGGCTTTTTATTTATTAGGAGATTATTACAAGAGGAGGTTTTTTACCACAAATTTCTACTTGTATTACTTTAGTACAACTGAAATAGCACACAGCAATGGGTGGATTTATAAAAAAGGGAATTGTGGTACTATTATTTATGCCGCAAACAATTCAAAACCCCTAATTcacatttacatttacatttacaaTCCCTAACATTTTACAAGATGAACAACGAAGAATCAGGATGGATACTCGAATTCCTTCTTCGCCAACCTTCAATCGACGACACAACCTTAAACAACCTAATCAATGTTCTCCCAATTccaaataacaacaacaatcaaCGTTTCAAGAAAACCTTAATCTTGCGAAAACTCGAAACCCATCTCGAAAAAGGTACAATCTTTGAACACACTATTGAATTGTTAGAACAGCTAGAGCAATTAGACCACTTGTTAAACAATACCCATGTTTCAGAATCCCTTAAAACTGCTTATTCGACTGTCGTTTTACATTGTACTGCTAAACTTATCGAAAAACTTGTCGAAAAAACGGATAAAAATGGTAAGGAGAGTGATGAGAATAAAAAAGGGGTGTTTGATAATGTTGTGAAGAGTATATGGGTTAGTAGGATAGAGGCGAAAAATGTGGGATTGTTTCGAGATGATTTGATAGGGTTGGTTAGTGGGATTGAGACGGGTGTGGTGGATGTTCGGGTTTGGGAGAAGGCATTGAAAATGTATGAAGGAGTTGATGTGTTTGAGGTTGTTAGACGGTATGTGAACGGCGAGAAAGAGAAGATGGGACCTCCGTTTCTTGAATTGGCGTGCGAGGTGATTTTGACTGATGATGGGTTGCGAAAGGTTATGGGCTTGGATGACGGTGATGGGGTTCATACTCGGGTTGATGATGGTGCAGGAAATGTTGCTGCTGCGGATGGTGTTCAAGATTTGGATGGGAAAAGGAAGAGGAATGGTAAGTTGGAGTTTGAGCTAAATGACATTATGTCGAATTTAAGATATGCAGTTTGTGTTTAGTGTTTTTGTTACTTATAAACTATTGAATCTTTTGTGAAATGACAGAAAATTCGTATCTGTGTATTTTGTGCTGAAATAAGTACTTGTCGGTTCTTTAATTATACATtgtttaaaaatgattattagCTGGAAATATGCAATTCTGAACACTCCCTTAGTTCGTTAATTTTGTTCTTATATCAGTTGATATGCTAAAATTGCGCCCATCCTTGTACTGTTGAGCTATTGTGGGTTTTAAATCGACACTTTTGTTCCTACTTCAAGTCTTCAACATCCAGTTGGCACCTTATTGTAAATggatatttattttgtaataagTTGATTGGAGTTTCTGTTATCAACTCTTCCTTTATCCCATGCTGCTTTTGCATATAGTTTCATTCAAATGATTGGTCTTCCACATGTATAAGTGTTGAATATTGATATAAAGGGATTGTTGGTTGTCTTTACTTAGATGCATTGAAGACTCGTGTTTTACCAATACACAAGCAAGTTTCACCTAGACGACCCAGAGGATCGGGACCTCATAGAGGAGCTAAGATAGTTGATCCCTTGGAGACATCTCACGACAATTATGATAGCATTCCTACCCCTGAAGTGAATAAAGTACAGGAAGCCCTTGAGACCAGTTCTAAAGAACTGCAAGCAGTGGTAAAGGACCCTCTTCTTGATGCATTACGTCTCGCTGAGTCTTTCAAATCTAGCAAGAGTGGAGATAATATTGCTCATGACCATATTGTAGATAATTCTACTATGGTCACTGATGAAGCTCCCAGTTCTTCACATGATAGGAAAGGTAAAGCTCTAGAAGCCAATGGAGATGACAATTTATGCGGGAATCAAAACAAAAGGCGTAAGCTTAACTTAATGGAACGAAATGAAACTGCCCATACCGTTGAGGTAATACTTTTGCTGATCtttgttttcattttgtttAGCGTATGATGAAATACAACTTCTTTCGTAGTTGCATTTTTAATACATCCTTCACTTGCCCATTctgtaattaaaaattttgcaTCTTCACTTCAGgccatgccatatatatatacagcaCAAGAAAGATCATATAATTGTTTCCCCTCTTTGTTGTCTTGGACGAGCCACGATATCTACTTATAGGTGATAATTCTTCATTTTGGCAAAAACTCCAGACTTGGCAAATTATGATGTCTTTGGATAAACACCCCAACTTTTGCCCTTTTCATTGTACATGTGTAGCGACAAAATGAAAGTGGCAAAGTACCCACATCTCCTCATATTTTAGAGCAAAATCTGTGCTGAGTTTATTATTTTACGCTCTGATTGAAACGTATAGAAAATACTTCCTTTCTGTTTCTCTTAGATTTTATAACTTAGCTCTTTTTTGGGTTCTGTAAAACAGAGATAAGGTATTTAGTCCAAACATAGCATGGTGGGATTTTGCATATTTGGATAGAAATGGCGTAATTTTATCACCTGCAAGCGAATGTTATGGCCTATCCCAGACAAATTAGTTACATGGCTGTTTTATAGTTATAGAGGAACGGGTTAAATGGGTTGAGAGGTGCCCGAAGTCTGTTTCAAGTGCATGCAGCTTCCAGATTCATTAGATTTAAGTATTCACGTTGTTATTGTCACAATGTTTCTTTATTCATAACTAGTGTACTAGTTACAGAGTATAAAATTTTTAGCATTTGGACAAAAAGCATTAGTGGGTCAGCATAACCGGTCTGACCTAATTGGACTACAACATAGTAGTACAATAGGGCCTTTTGGTGATGGGTGTGTGTCTTCACAATTAGAAAACGTAACAGTATTGCTTACATACGAAGAACATTGATCTAGACATCTAGTTCATGACTGCTATACCTTATTGTTTTCAaggataaatatatagaaaaaagggTATAAATTGGAAGGCACCCTCTGATTCGCTGGTACCATTATGGTACCCGCCAATCCCATCCCGTAAGAGACCTGCGCCGGTAAAATACTTCCACGTAAATCTGCGCATGCTAGGTTCAAACCCCCACCAAATTGGTTTCACATGTGTGACCCGATGGTTCGAAGGCAACGGGTACCGAttgatctatgatcaattggtTTGTAAggaaaaatatatgtatctaaGAGAGTGTCTATTGTCAAAGACTCTCCTGCTGGTTCTTATATTCTCATCTTTTTTTCCACTTGCAATTTGttcaattattaattttttttaatctcagtGGAGTGACTCCATTGATACCTCTGAGGAAGAGTCACCAAAAAGACCTCACTTGCCAAGTCCCAAAAGGAGAGCAGTCTCACCTTTAAACATTTACAAAATGGGAAAACTTGCAAAGCAGCGGGAGAGAAAGAAATGGACCCCTTTAGAGGAAGATACTCTTCGGGCTGGAGTGAAATTGTATGTGATACTTGTTAATTTACTTTTTAcgtatttatttgtttgtgatACTTCACACTTTTTAATATCCAAAGTCCTAGTTATCATTGTCCAAATGAGGAAATATGCTGGGTAGGTTGGTAACGTTGTGAAATGGGTAGATTATAATTTCGAGTCAAAATGGGTTgtgaagtgtgaagaaatttagcTTCCCCATTATATGGATATAGTTAGTAATCGTATATTAGTTGGGTTGTGAAAACAATGcaattataattgtattttgaatcttcaaataaaacaatataaaaattgtttatgcattaaaaatcgaTTTTGGGCAACTTTGAGCTTGTttgatcattttcttttcatagtcatttgagataaaacataatcaaatttgacctatttataaataaatgggtGAAAATTGCCAGCTTTTATTCTTTTCTAAACATAGCAAACAGCGTATGTGAACAATTAAATGTAAGTTTCTGACTACTGCAATGCTTGTTTTTGAAGGCATGGTAAAGGAAATTGGAAGCTGATCTTAAATTCATATCGCGACATCTTTGAAGATAGAACCGAGGTAGTGTAAATATCTTTGTTGAAATATTGAACCCACAATAATATATCTTCAATTCTTCATATTGACATGTTATTGCCAAATTCATGCTTTCAGGTTGATTTGAAAGACAAGTGGAGAAATCTGACACGCTGATGACTGTAGTTACCCTTATCAAATTACTAACCGGGCCCTAACTTTGTATTGTTAAACATCTATATGTGAAGCATGGATCAACAACATCCACTTGGAAAGAAGATTGACGGTAATGAAAtgttattttgttaatattgtAGTTAAACAAATCGCTAGTTGTGGTGGTAATTCTCGTTGCAACACCTGCTGGTTCGAAGCTGATTCTTTGTTATGTTTATAGTGTATGTCCTGTTTGTGGGTTTTTATGACCATGCTTCTGGATGATCCCACATGTACTGTTTAACTCTTTGGTAGAAATGCAATTTTcatatgatatgagaatttgTGTGTGCATCAgtgtatgtattttatgtttacGGGATATGATGGCTGCTGACATAGAAAACGTGTACCCATAATGATATCCTAACATACCTTAATGGCAGAAACCAACATGTCCTGACCCGACCCTGACCACAAGCTTACTCCGTTTGTAAAAATATTGAAGATCAGGGTTTAACTCCTGACTTGTTAGGAGATGACTATAGCCTTTCTTAAAAAAAAGCTTTCGACTTAGGCAAAAAAAAAGGGTCGAGTAGAGTTGTTAATTATGTCATATGAGCATGACCTTTGGTTTTGCGCCTCTATGCATCTTGGAGTTTTCTATCTCAAACCATAGAACCCTAAATCCCTAATATGCTAAGCCTTATCGTGAATGGCCAACTAGTCTAGGTCAGGTGGCTTCATATTACATAATGAGTGCAGGCAGAATGTATATTCATCATTTTTGTGTACTTATCGGCACAGGTACTACAGTAATACCCAATCTTGTCATGGACGGAATAGAGAGAGTTGAGGTGAGATATTGACACTCATACCTCTACGAGAGTGTAGAAAGACTGCGTCGAGAGAGTCATTTCGGAACATGTGATGTTCTTAAACTTAAAGGAATCATACATATTACTAGTAACTTTAGGAGGCCTAAGCGGGATGTTAGTAAAGCTCCAAAGGACTTTCTgcaaatatctatatctatatctattgaTGGAACCATAGGCTTCTATGGTGGGAGCATgttgtcattttttaaaatttcaaaagctGATTTAAACTACTTAAATCAtcccttttttttattcactaatttaaacatatttaccTAATGTACCTATAATatctttaaatctcaaccactaattTGTTTCCTctctttaaatctcaactactcatttttttttctctcatccataaatcattttatttctctaatttattcaaaatcttttatctcataaaccgtatatcgataaattataaaaattgtatagatgtttttaaaatttcatgctcttccattagagatgttattcgatatactttcgacgaatttttgaATCCGagtacggagcccgtacggctaaggcatttagctatcacattctatgacttatcaactcacctatcacccccaccatctcaccaccgcattgcgcgggtattaTTGCTCGTTTTTAATAATAGGTTCCTTAAATATTCAGGTACAACAACATGAAGAGTTATAGTGAGGGGCCATAGTGTCTGGAAAATATCTAAGAAAGGAGTTGGAAAGTAGTATGTCGCCGATAAAGACCCCTCAACTTGACTCGACCATGGAAACCCCACCTGCTTATCTCAAACCACATCAATAACAATGTTTTAAAACCCGGATCGTAACACATCAGagaaaaatttgtatttttgtccattgtttcttttttttttcaatcactTCACTATACAGAGTATGTTTTATCTTATTATATTGTTTCATAGCTCTTTTTTAATCACTTCAGTATACATAAAACAACATATCATATACAAATACGTAACACTTCATCAGTTCATCTCATGTCTTGTTTTTATTGTTGTAAAACAAGACAATTGTATTCCTTGTGACAAACAAATATCTGCAATCGTACACAAGGAACCATGTATATGGATAAATATAGTCATTGTATGTTGTAGGTTGAGCCACTTGGGCTTTTCATCACTTTATTTGTGGCGGCATTGACACCCTTTCACAAGGGTAATGGTGCTTGTGGTGGAGCCAAATAGACCCACCACTTGATGTTGAGAGGGTCAGGTTTAAAGAATTGTTGGATGAGTATTTATATCTGCTGAATGAATATTAAAAAGGTATTTAAAGATGATGAATAATAACTCTAGGTGCAGTGGTACACATCAAGTTGGATACAAACTTAAAACAGTATGATTTCAAGCTTCAAAATGAAATGTAGAGGTCTAGTTCAAGTTTTTAACATGAAGAAAACAACCACCATTAATTGCTAAGCGATCTGAACTGCGTGTTTAATTTATCATCACTAGACCATCATGAATACTCCGTATAATGCAACTTTTTTCCCCCCTTATCTTATGCTTTGGAAAATCTTCTATATTTCTTAGAAGACTTGTTGATGATGGCGTAAAATATTACCTCTTcttgtttgttatatatatttaatgggGTTAGCTAATATGCTGTTAACAGCATTTAGTTGGCTGTTGTTGCCCTCACATTCAGGGgggatgattatttatttatcatgtgGGAAATTCAGGGAGAAGTGTTTGTGAAAGTAGCAGAAATGATGTTAACAGCATTTTATATTTTCCCATATTTAATAGATGCGAATTGAATGTCATGACAGAATTATACACTATGTTgcataatttgttttttttttatcctggAGGTGTCGCATAACTTTATTAGTATGCTATTTTGGGAATAgaacaattaaaaaacatatcaaACTTATAGTGTAAAAACAAAAGTCGACAAAAATATGTTGATACATGAACCTTTATGATATTTCCTTAATAAgccaatttttaattttattttgtgatacctttctttttgtttttgtgataCATAGGTAAGGTTGTACAACTTTCATGCATACGTTAGGTTGTACCAATCAATTAACTAGATCCACATGTCcaatacacatatacatacatatacatcaaaatcatatcaaaatgcTTAAGATTTTTCATTCTATTCCAATCAAGCACAACCTCTCTCTCCTCATCATCTTTCTCTCTACAATGCCTATGGGAGAAGACTTGAGAAAGACCATAGATTCCATATTCTATAACCTTTATGGTCCTATTATTCTTCATCTTTCTTGATTCTTACTCATAAAAAAAAGCCCATAATCAATTCTTTGCTTTTTCTATCTTTTGTTCTTGCTACAATTATTCcaaacactttttttctttccaacaACTTCAAAAGAAATTATATCTATTCCAAGATCATTGATAAACACGATCCGGTCCATGACGTATCGCCGGCTACAACAAACCGACGTCAATATTCAGCCCTCGGCCGCTAATGTTAGCTCAACAGAAGGTGGCTACACAACAGGTGATGATAACTTTGATAACAACATGATGATCATACTAGCTGTCTTGCTATGTGCATTAATATGTGCACTTGGGCTTAATTCAATTGTGAGATGCTTTTTTCGGTGTggaagaaatattttttttgaaaatcctAGACAAACCACAACCAGAATGTCCTCAAATGACCGGAAAAAAAGTAAGTTGAGTGATATTCCGGTTGTGGTGTATCGGTTGGAGATGAAATCTCCGGCCACGGATTGTCCGATTTGCCTTGGAGAATTTAGTGATGGTGAAAAGATGAGAATTTTGCCTAAGTGTAAACATTGGTTTCATGTTAAATGTATAGATAAATGGCTTATATCACATTCATCATGTCCAATATGTCGGCAGATTTTATTTGATGAGGTTTAATTgcaattatgatttttattttgttgtttatacAAGATTTGATAAGTTTAAATATGTGTAGCTAGTATGGCAcatgttttcaaattttgagGTACCTTAATGTTCATTGAAATCTTAAAAGCTAGATATGAGCCAAATTGTGGATATTACCCTTGAACTTTTCAATAATGATGAAATCATCCCTTATAGAAGGGATGCATCAAATACTATGCTCCTTTGATCATAATAATTTGATTTTACTTTTTGTATGTTGATCGTTGAATCAGTAAAAGGGGTGGTTCAAATTCTAGTGGGGcttaaaacaaatttaaaatggaatattttttgtttgtgtataaatatattaaaaatataggCTTATATATAAGGTCTAATACTCTAATATCAAAACCAAAATTCATTTAACAGTATATCCTTCAAGTACAATATTCATAGCAACTTCTTCATaagaaataaacatataaaagaaatcaaaaaataaaacattcaaACAGTCAGAAAACTAACCTTAATAGGATAGTTTTTTCCATAAACATACATTGAACTTCGTTTTTATCTAAAACTGAAAACTAAACGTAGTTCAAACTTATGATCAAAGTTTCataattatgatttaaaaaggAAGATGATGACGTGTAGGGGTAGCATAAGGTGAATATTCAGGTGTGGTAACAAAAGAAGGTGGGCCACTTGCAACAATATGAGACCTGTTTGGAGTTCTCGGGGCTCTTAATGGGCTTCTTGTATTGGACATCATAACACTTCGATTATACAAATTTTCCCCTGATCTTCTGGGCCCTCTTTCGGCCCATTTAAGTTCTTGTGCTTTCACTCCATTTGGGTAACCATTGAAACAACTTGAAAAACAGCCTACATCCCCTGCCCTATGTATATACCTATACATAACATATAGACACATAAAATTAAGTGAATAGATACACACTCATTCATTTGATAATAACTAGTCATAATACTAGGTTACAAAGTAAATTGTTAACTAGTCTGTCACATTTTTTAGTGTTGTAACATATATGGAAATTACGAATATGGAATTTATCTACCTATTATGACAAGAATAATATTGTTTGTTTAGTGATAGTTGTTGTAAACACATATTAGCACAtcgattattattatgaaagttAGAATATTCTGTTGCCAATTTGTTATCTTACCGTTGGCTGAATTTTCTTCCAAGACAATCGATACACTTTCGGCCTTCGGTCATCTCTCCCATGCCGATGTTCACACATTGTCTACAATACACTCTTCCACAAACCTGCAAAACATGTATATATCATTAGATAGGAGAAAAATATGAACAATTGGATTAGGTAACAGATCTATATAATTTCTTCATCATTTCCTaaattacaaattatatatgtgGACCTTAATTCTTGCAAAAAGTTTATATGATGGGTTGCAAATTTTGCTGATATGCAAGTAAACATGtcaaaatatgtttaaataaaacaattgcAAAGGTTTTACAAAATTGGGTAGTCTTTGGACAACTTTTAAACTCTTCCTATATCCATTTAAGCTAATTTCATTTGGACTGATCACTATACCAGctattgaaaattaaaagatCCCTAAACAGGCAAGAAATCATCTTTTTATGGCAACAATAACTATAGGATAGGAAGGGAAACATGACTCACAAGGCAACGATTACggaacatatagatatagacgcTGCATACAGTGCAAATATTTGAGTGAGGGATCCCAGGACGACGTCGTCCTGTAGCCTTCTCTTGGTACATCGATGTCATACTCATCCCACTCATCACACTCATATCATCATACGCGACGCTTTTCTCCACAACATGCCCATGTTGTCCATGACCATGTCCAGTTTCATGCCCATGTCCATGTCCATGattcttcattacatgatgCCCATGTGATCCTGTAGTTATTAAGCATAAATTATATATCTTGTTAAATCCTTTACCTTGCACTATAGCTCTGTCACAATTTCATAAGGTTGTTTTTTagtcactaattttgtttaatgaCTAGATTCACTAAATACTATTTTATAATGGTGACTAAATAAAGTTATTACTGACCACGTAATAGTTGTCACtgcaaaaaaaatgattatcaaagaacttttttcttgtagtgttaTGTAATCTTAATTATATAGACCGTCTTTGgcatatatgtttatttaagtgTCTTTTTTGGTACCGATTGATTACCATAATAATCATGATGATCACCATGGTTATATGCGTGTTGCACCATGACCTCCTCGGCTTGGTTATGGTGCCTATAACTTCTCCCTGGGGGCAAACCGACAACGGGGGACCCTTCTACAACGTGTTGGCTTTGGTGGTGATGATATGAAGGTGGAGGAGTATATGCTGCTTCTAACCCTCTACTAAAATCAAGACTTGGCATCTTAGCCAAATGTGGTGGTGTAAAGTGGTCATGTTTAGGAGTCATGGATTCAGATATTGAATCCATTCTCTTGACAGGCGACACTGGTGATGGCCCGCGGTTTGGTTTCTTTTTCTTGGCAGCCGCGGCCTCAACATCTTGTGAAACTTGTGCAAAGTCTTGAAAAGTTAAGTTTACTGAATCATCTGGTACTCCTAGGTACAAATCTTCTAGCTCCTTTCGCGCCTTGGCTAACGTTGCACGATCAGTCATTGTTACGAGTGTTtaacttgtttggtttttatttctttttaggTTATATATAACAAGAGAGAAATTTAGTAAAGAAAAGGAGAGTGTGATTAATTAGTAAGAAATTGAGAATTGTGTTTGATGAAATATCCTATATGTAATGACAATCCCATGATAGATAGAAGCCAATATTTTGTCCGGCCGGTCATATGAAAAGTATACGCATTAGGTTGACAGTTAGGAGATAGTGTGCATTTTATGATAGATGTATA
It encodes:
- the LOC122607512 gene encoding uncharacterized protein LOC122607512 isoform X1 produces the protein MNNEESGWILEFLLRQPSIDDTTLNNLINVLPIPNNNNNQRFKKTLILRKLETHLEKGTIFEHTIELLEQLEQLDHLLNNTHVSESLKTAYSTVVLHCTAKLIEKLVEKTDKNGKESDENKKGVFDNVVKSIWVSRIEAKNVGLFRDDLIGLVSGIETGVVDVRVWEKALKMYEGVDVFEVVRRYVNGEKEKMGPPFLELACEVILTDDGLRKVMGLDDGDGVHTRVDDGAGNVAAADGVQDLDGKRKRNDALKTRVLPIHKQVSPRRPRGSGPHRGAKIVDPLETSHDNYDSIPTPEVNKVQEALETSSKELQAVVKDPLLDALRLAESFKSSKSGDNIAHDHIVDNSTMVTDEAPSSSHDRKGKALEANGDDNLCGNQNKRRKLNLMERNETAHTVEWSDSIDTSEEESPKRPHLPSPKRRAVSPLNIYKMGKLAKQRERKKWTPLEEDTLRAGVKLHGKGNWKLILNSYRDIFEDRTEVDLKDKWRNLTR
- the LOC122607512 gene encoding uncharacterized protein LOC122607512 isoform X2, yielding MNNEESGWILEFLLRQPSIDDTTLNNLINVLPIPNNNNNQRFKKTLILRKLETHLEKGTIFEHTIELLEQLEQLDHLLNNTHVSESLKTAYSTVVLHCTAKLIEKLVEKTDKNGKESDENKKGVFDNVVKSIWVSRIEAKNVGLFRDDLIGLVSGIETGVVDVRVWEKALKMYEGVDVFEVVRRYVNGEKEKMGPPFLELACEVILTDDGLRKVMGLDDGDGVHTRVDDGAGNVAAADGVQDLDGKRKRNDALKTRVLPIHKQVSPRRPRGSGPHRGAKIVDPLETSHDNYDSIPTPEVNKVQEALETSSKELQAVVKDPLLDALRLAESFKSSKSGDNIAHDHIVDNSTMVTDEAPSSSHDRKGKALEANGDDNLCGNQNKRRKLNLMERNETAHTVEAMPYIYTAQERSYNCFPSLLSWTSHDIYL